The Corallococcus caeni genome includes a region encoding these proteins:
- a CDS encoding aspartate-semialdehyde dehydrogenase, with product MRENLRIAVVGATGVVGREVLANLYARDVPMEQVRAFGSERSKGLEVEYGEDTLEVERASADAFRGIHVVLLATPAEASRTLAPAAQAAGAWVVDASSAFRSDGNVPLILPGFNTEALGPGFSFKGRVVSLPGIVTSATVHLVEPLRRAFGVVRAQVTALMGASSAGVRGISELEKQTADLLSGREPEPQVFPHRVGFNLVPQVGSFMVNSPWTEEEGGWTLEAARLFSALGETPVLAGTAVQVPTFHGHGLTVNVQLKKPGPVEQVRAALKTSPALKVLDAPGERIYPMPMLVMSDPAVHVGRVRAFPQAPEWVTLFASVDNAGRAAAHLVDAGLKLAERPA from the coding sequence ATGAGAGAGAACCTTCGGATTGCCGTGGTGGGCGCCACGGGCGTGGTGGGCCGCGAGGTGCTGGCCAACCTGTACGCGCGCGACGTGCCCATGGAGCAGGTGCGGGCCTTCGGCTCGGAGCGCTCCAAGGGCCTGGAGGTGGAGTACGGCGAGGACACGCTGGAGGTGGAGCGGGCCTCCGCGGACGCCTTCCGGGGCATCCACGTCGTGCTGCTGGCCACGCCCGCGGAGGCCTCCCGCACGCTGGCCCCCGCCGCGCAGGCCGCGGGCGCGTGGGTGGTGGACGCGAGCAGCGCCTTCCGCAGCGACGGCAACGTGCCGCTCATCCTGCCGGGCTTCAACACGGAGGCCCTGGGGCCGGGCTTCAGCTTCAAGGGCCGGGTGGTGAGCCTGCCGGGCATCGTCACCAGCGCCACGGTGCACCTGGTGGAGCCGCTGCGCCGCGCGTTCGGCGTGGTGCGCGCGCAGGTGACGGCGCTGATGGGCGCCTCCAGCGCGGGCGTGCGCGGCATCTCCGAACTGGAGAAGCAGACCGCGGACCTGCTCTCCGGCCGCGAGCCGGAGCCGCAGGTGTTTCCGCACCGCGTGGGCTTCAACCTGGTGCCCCAGGTGGGCAGCTTCATGGTGAACAGCCCGTGGACGGAGGAGGAGGGCGGCTGGACGCTGGAGGCCGCGCGCCTGTTCTCCGCCCTGGGCGAGACGCCCGTGCTGGCCGGCACCGCCGTGCAGGTGCCCACCTTCCACGGCCACGGCCTCACCGTGAACGTGCAGCTGAAGAAGCCGGGCCCGGTGGAGCAGGTGCGCGCCGCCCTGAAGACGTCCCCCGCCCTCAAGGTGCTGGACGCCCCGGGCGAGCGCATCTACCCCATGCCCATGCTGGTGATGAGCGACCCGGCCGTCCACGTGGGCCGGGTGCGCGCCTTCCCCCAGGCCCCGGAGTGGGTGACGCTCTTCGCGTCGGTGGACAACGCCGGCCGGGCCGCCGCCCACCTGGTGGACGCGGGCCTCAAGCTGGCGGAACGCCCCGCCTGA
- the tsaB gene encoding tRNA (adenosine(37)-N6)-threonylcarbamoyltransferase complex dimerization subunit type 1 TsaB, whose protein sequence is MSPVLLALDTSTLTLSLALVERQGEDVRAVEHVVVPPPDKQSEALPGVVGDLLQRHGLKLKDLEGLAVGLGPGSFTGLRIGLATVKALAYATGLKVAGASSLAAVALEGPEGVPLFCLAVARKDDLYLGAYRRVGHAVEALAPETAMSPEEVAQRMAAEPEAVALGPALADYRQALEKHGVAPHRLLSGPAFPSAVEVGRLARLPEAYSREALFALEPHYVRASEPERNPKFPPLPGPVPTARLKED, encoded by the coding sequence ATGTCGCCTGTGTTGCTCGCGCTGGACACCTCCACGCTGACGCTGTCGCTCGCCCTGGTGGAACGCCAGGGGGAGGACGTGCGCGCGGTGGAGCACGTGGTGGTGCCTCCGCCCGACAAGCAGAGCGAGGCGCTGCCCGGCGTCGTCGGCGACCTGCTCCAGCGCCACGGCCTGAAGCTGAAGGACCTGGAGGGGCTGGCGGTGGGGCTGGGGCCGGGGTCGTTCACGGGCCTGCGCATCGGCCTGGCCACGGTGAAGGCGCTGGCGTACGCCACGGGGCTCAAGGTGGCCGGCGCGTCGTCGCTGGCGGCGGTGGCGCTGGAGGGGCCGGAGGGCGTGCCGCTGTTCTGCCTCGCCGTGGCGCGCAAGGACGACCTGTACCTGGGCGCCTACCGCCGCGTGGGCCACGCCGTGGAGGCGCTGGCGCCTGAGACGGCCATGTCGCCGGAAGAGGTGGCGCAGCGCATGGCCGCCGAACCGGAGGCGGTGGCGCTGGGCCCGGCGCTCGCGGACTACCGGCAGGCGCTGGAGAAGCACGGCGTCGCGCCGCACCGGCTCCTGTCCGGCCCGGCCTTCCCGTCCGCGGTGGAGGTGGGGCGGCTGGCGAGGCTGCCGGAGGCGTACTCGCGGGAGGCGCTGTTCGCCCTGGAGCCGCACTACGTCCGCGCGTCCGAACCGGAGCGCAATCCGAAGTTCCCGCCGCTGCCGGGCCCCGTGCCCACGGCGCGGCTCAAGGAAGACTGA
- a CDS encoding septal ring lytic transglycosylase RlpA family protein: protein MRGRTALLLMGMGLLAGCASRAAKPQPPETAASGDDGTKVTRREKMPRDYLGEGLASFYGPGLHGRPTASGEKFNQNALTAAHRTARFGSCVKVMNMENGRQVEVRVNDRGPFVDGRIIDVSKAAAKALGMLDKGLARVRLYRCGSDRVSQVPVEFWAAPA, encoded by the coding sequence ATGCGAGGACGGACCGCCCTCCTGCTCATGGGGATGGGACTGCTTGCTGGCTGCGCGTCGCGCGCGGCGAAGCCCCAGCCGCCGGAGACCGCTGCTTCCGGTGACGACGGCACGAAGGTGACGCGGCGGGAGAAGATGCCGCGCGACTACCTGGGGGAGGGCCTGGCGTCCTTCTACGGCCCGGGCCTCCATGGCCGGCCCACCGCCAGCGGGGAGAAGTTCAACCAGAACGCCCTCACCGCCGCGCACCGCACGGCGCGCTTCGGGTCGTGCGTGAAGGTGATGAACATGGAGAACGGCCGCCAGGTGGAGGTGCGCGTCAACGACCGCGGCCCCTTCGTGGACGGCCGCATCATCGACGTGTCGAAGGCCGCGGCGAAGGCGCTGGGCATGCTGGACAAGGGCCTGGCGCGCGTGCGGCTGTACCGGTGCGGCAGCGACCGCGTGTCGCAGGTGCCGGTGGAGTTCTGGGCCGCTCCGGCCTGA
- the rseP gene encoding RIP metalloprotease RseP, which yields MLQNLGFFILLLGVLVTVHELGHFLVAKACGVKVLKFSIGFGPKIIGFTKGETEYQVALLPLGGFVKMAGDLPHEELPPEEAARGFLAQPPWKRGLIVLAGPAFNLLFPILVYFFVFLGPQETLSTRVGLVSPDMAAAAAGIRPGDRILSVEGEPVRTFDDMRDAFVGKFNRPVPVTLEREGQQLVVEVTPEKSSEVSPVDTVERGMIGVSPYPQPPVVGVPATSPAAAAGLKSFDRVLSVNGVHVQDEAALYREVAKVPEGTPLKLSVARLAPVAVGAVTGRLPEVVEVTLPRQAGEGAAALGAEAVDLYVASVASGSVAEAAGIQPGDRIVAINGTPLKSFNKLATVLNGLQAQPFTLTWRGEKGERTEKLAQAPLKTRDDYGQTSAPLVFGARPWSFSSADLPPVEKVTIDLGPAAAFKEAALIVPKIVGQMVQVLGGLFVGKVSPSTIGGPIMMYQLAAKSAEQGLDSFLNLMAIISINLGVMNLLPIPVLDGFHLLSAAWEGIRRRPIPVRVREVANMVGLALLILLMLLAVTNDVTR from the coding sequence ATGCTCCAGAACCTCGGGTTCTTCATCCTCCTGCTGGGCGTGCTCGTGACGGTGCATGAGCTTGGCCACTTCCTCGTGGCCAAGGCCTGCGGGGTGAAGGTCCTCAAGTTCTCCATCGGGTTCGGGCCGAAGATCATCGGCTTCACCAAGGGGGAGACGGAGTACCAGGTGGCCCTGTTGCCCCTGGGCGGCTTCGTGAAGATGGCCGGCGACCTGCCCCACGAGGAGCTCCCGCCAGAAGAGGCGGCGCGCGGCTTCCTGGCGCAGCCGCCCTGGAAGCGCGGCCTCATCGTCCTCGCGGGCCCGGCCTTCAACCTGCTGTTCCCCATCCTGGTCTACTTCTTCGTCTTCCTGGGCCCCCAGGAGACGCTGTCCACGCGCGTGGGCCTGGTGTCGCCGGACATGGCCGCCGCCGCCGCGGGCATCCGCCCCGGGGACCGCATCCTGTCCGTGGAGGGCGAGCCGGTCCGCACCTTCGACGACATGCGCGACGCGTTCGTGGGCAAGTTCAACCGCCCCGTGCCCGTCACCCTGGAGCGTGAAGGGCAGCAGCTGGTGGTGGAGGTGACGCCGGAGAAGAGCTCGGAGGTGTCCCCGGTGGACACCGTCGAGCGCGGGATGATTGGCGTGAGCCCCTACCCGCAGCCGCCGGTGGTGGGCGTGCCGGCGACGTCCCCCGCGGCCGCCGCGGGCCTGAAGAGCTTCGACCGCGTGCTGTCCGTCAACGGCGTGCACGTGCAGGACGAGGCCGCCCTGTACCGGGAGGTGGCGAAGGTGCCCGAAGGCACGCCCCTGAAGCTGAGCGTGGCGCGCCTGGCCCCCGTGGCCGTGGGCGCCGTCACCGGCCGCCTGCCGGAAGTGGTGGAGGTGACCCTGCCGCGTCAGGCCGGCGAGGGCGCGGCGGCGCTGGGCGCGGAGGCCGTGGACCTCTACGTGGCGAGCGTGGCCTCAGGCAGCGTGGCGGAAGCCGCGGGCATCCAGCCGGGCGACCGCATCGTGGCCATCAACGGCACGCCGCTGAAGTCCTTCAACAAGCTGGCGACGGTGCTCAACGGCCTGCAGGCCCAGCCCTTCACGCTCACGTGGCGCGGGGAAAAGGGCGAGCGCACGGAGAAGCTGGCGCAGGCGCCGCTCAAGACGCGCGACGACTACGGCCAGACGAGCGCCCCGCTGGTGTTCGGCGCGCGCCCGTGGAGCTTCAGCAGCGCGGACCTGCCGCCGGTGGAGAAGGTGACCATCGACCTGGGGCCGGCCGCAGCCTTCAAGGAGGCCGCGCTCATCGTCCCCAAGATCGTCGGGCAGATGGTGCAGGTGCTGGGCGGGCTGTTCGTGGGCAAGGTGTCGCCCAGCACCATTGGCGGCCCCATCATGATGTACCAGCTGGCCGCCAAGAGCGCCGAGCAGGGCCTGGACAGCTTCCTCAACCTGATGGCGATCATCTCCATCAACCTGGGCGTGATGAACCTCTTGCCCATCCCGGTGCTGGACGGCTTCCACCTGCTGTCCGCGGCGTGGGAGGGCATCCGCCGCCGTCCCATCCCCGTGCGCGTGCGCGAGGTGGCGAACATGGTGGGCCTGGCGCTGCTCATCCTGCTGATGCTGCTGGCCGTGACCAACGACGTGACCCGCTAG
- a CDS encoding phosphatidate cytidylyltransferase: MNEKNKNLLIRVVTGITLLPLVLLLLFLGGYYSAILLGAAAAVCAGEYYLITQKRLGAAAWVGMAFAFVMPLLPLRDAARTGETAFWLTSVFFFFAWIYNLFRGALAEAPTRAAHLVTGFLYGSVGLTALSALRLLPGEGHAWVICALTITWANDTLAYFAGRFLGKHKLYPAVSPNKTWEGFFGGMVGSVLGMFVAKLGFFPIFTVWDCVVLGILGGLLGPVGDLCESMLKRAYGVKDSGKLIPGHGGVLDRIDALIFNAPLVFVYVQFVRHLLP; encoded by the coding sequence GTGAACGAGAAGAACAAGAACCTCCTCATCCGCGTTGTCACAGGCATCACCCTGCTGCCGCTGGTGCTCCTGCTGCTGTTCCTGGGCGGGTACTACAGCGCCATCCTCCTGGGTGCCGCCGCGGCCGTGTGCGCCGGCGAGTACTACCTCATCACGCAGAAGCGCCTGGGCGCCGCCGCGTGGGTGGGCATGGCCTTCGCCTTCGTGATGCCGCTGCTCCCGCTGCGGGACGCCGCGCGCACCGGCGAGACGGCCTTCTGGCTCACGTCCGTCTTCTTCTTCTTCGCGTGGATCTACAACCTGTTCCGGGGCGCGCTCGCGGAGGCCCCCACCCGGGCCGCGCACCTCGTCACGGGCTTCCTCTACGGCTCCGTGGGCCTCACCGCGCTGTCCGCGCTGCGCCTGCTCCCCGGCGAAGGCCACGCGTGGGTCATCTGCGCGCTGACCATCACCTGGGCCAACGACACGCTGGCGTACTTCGCGGGGCGCTTCCTCGGGAAGCACAAGCTCTACCCGGCGGTGAGCCCGAACAAGACGTGGGAGGGCTTCTTCGGCGGCATGGTCGGCTCCGTGCTGGGCATGTTCGTCGCCAAGCTCGGCTTCTTCCCCATCTTCACCGTGTGGGACTGTGTGGTGCTGGGCATCCTGGGTGGCCTGCTGGGCCCCGTGGGCGACCTCTGCGAGTCCATGCTCAAGCGCGCCTACGGCGTGAAGGACTCCGGAAAGCTCATTCCCGGACACGGCGGCGTGCTCGATCGCATCGACGCGCTCATCTTCAACGCGCCGCTGGTGTTCGTCTATGTGCAGTTCGTGAGGCACCTGCTGCCGTAA
- the uppS gene encoding polyprenyl diphosphate synthase, with translation MDRPLTVLPTALEAQVKARPLPRHVGIIMDGNGRWAELRGQPRLEGHREGSVSVREVTRAARRLGVQALTLYAFSSQNWARPPEEVAGLMELLREYLESERAEILDNGIRLNAIGEVDKLPRYVREPLERLRADSAHNTGMVLTLALSYGGREELLRAARDLAQAAARGELDPAHLDADDLESRLWTAGLPPVDLIVRTSGEQRISNFLLWQLAYAELCFTDALWPDFRTEEFLRCLSQYQGRERRFGLTSAQVNRDDTPQRAKA, from the coding sequence ATGGATCGCCCTCTTACCGTGTTGCCCACCGCCCTCGAGGCCCAGGTCAAGGCCCGGCCGCTCCCGCGCCACGTGGGCATCATCATGGACGGCAATGGTCGCTGGGCGGAGCTTCGCGGCCAGCCCCGCCTGGAGGGCCACCGCGAAGGCAGCGTCAGCGTCCGGGAGGTCACCCGCGCCGCCCGTCGGCTGGGCGTCCAGGCCCTCACCCTCTACGCCTTCTCCTCCCAGAACTGGGCCCGCCCGCCGGAAGAGGTCGCCGGGCTGATGGAGCTCTTGCGCGAGTACCTCGAGTCCGAGCGCGCCGAGATCCTCGACAACGGCATCCGCCTCAACGCCATCGGCGAGGTGGACAAGCTGCCCCGCTACGTGCGCGAGCCCCTGGAGCGCCTGCGGGCCGACTCCGCCCACAACACGGGCATGGTGCTCACCCTGGCGCTCTCCTACGGCGGCCGCGAGGAGCTGCTGCGCGCCGCGCGCGACCTGGCGCAGGCCGCCGCCCGCGGCGAGCTGGACCCCGCGCACCTGGACGCCGACGACCTGGAGTCGCGCCTGTGGACCGCCGGGCTGCCTCCGGTGGACCTCATCGTCCGCACCAGCGGCGAGCAGCGCATCTCCAACTTCCTGCTCTGGCAACTGGCGTACGCCGAGCTGTGCTTCACCGACGCCCTGTGGCCCGACTTCCGCACCGAGGAGTTCCTGCGCTGCCTGTCGCAGTACCAGGGCCGCGAGAGGCGCTTCGGTCTGACGTCCGCCCAGGTCAACCGGGACGACACCCCCCAGCGGGCCAAGGCGTGA